A stretch of Ligilactobacillus faecis DNA encodes these proteins:
- the recQ gene encoding DNA helicase RecQ, with protein MTPTTALKHYFGYDDFKDGQKQVIELVLAHQNTLALLPTGGGKSLCYQIPALLSPDLTLVISPLISLMKDQVDSLLQNGISAGLLNSSQSFAETKAVLQKARRHELKLLYIAPERLENQFFLELLEDLPVSLVAVDEAHCISQWGHDFRPSYLKLPLLLAQLKQAPTVIALTATATPQVAHDIKTLLQIPTTNEVKTSFARPNLTFKLIKGTNFEKYLLAYLKENPHESGIIYAATRKKVEQLGNLLQKCGLNAGIYHAGLSETVRKQNQEDFLYDRTPIMVATNAFGMGIDKSNVRFVIHAQVPGSLEAYYQEAGRAGRDGVASEAILFYKEADLRVQRFFIDNSEADEAHRERDYLKLQSLSRYANTEECLQRFLVQYFGQDCPPCQKCTNCTDTRAKQDITKEAQMIMSCIIRMRAHFGKKIVAQVLAGSKAKRILELGFDQLSTYGIMHKKATEIESLIDFLTASGYLETTNGQYPTLRVAKRGGEVLRGAEQVFMRQEVVAKKVVMIDNELFEKLRHLRRELAEAQHVPPFVIFSDQTLHEMCEKLPTDERAFLELKGVGHSKLEKYGKIFLDALTNYQTTKKEAH; from the coding sequence GTGACGCCCACGACTGCTCTCAAACATTATTTCGGTTATGATGACTTTAAAGATGGCCAAAAACAAGTTATCGAACTCGTCTTAGCGCACCAAAACACCCTGGCATTATTGCCGACTGGTGGTGGTAAATCTCTTTGTTACCAGATCCCCGCTCTCTTGAGTCCTGATCTAACATTAGTGATCTCACCTTTGATCTCTTTGATGAAAGACCAAGTCGATAGCCTTTTGCAAAATGGGATCAGTGCCGGGTTGCTCAATAGCTCGCAAAGTTTTGCTGAAACAAAAGCAGTTTTGCAAAAGGCACGCCGCCACGAATTAAAATTGCTCTATATCGCACCAGAAAGGCTCGAAAATCAATTTTTCTTAGAACTTCTAGAAGATCTGCCAGTCTCCTTAGTCGCAGTCGATGAAGCTCATTGTATCTCTCAATGGGGACATGATTTTCGTCCCAGTTACTTAAAATTACCGCTTTTATTAGCACAACTCAAACAGGCCCCGACTGTGATCGCTCTGACTGCGACTGCGACTCCGCAAGTCGCGCACGATATCAAAACGCTCTTACAGATCCCCACCACAAATGAAGTTAAAACGAGCTTTGCACGCCCTAATCTGACGTTTAAGCTCATTAAAGGAACGAATTTTGAAAAATATTTACTTGCTTATCTCAAAGAAAATCCGCATGAATCAGGGATCATTTACGCTGCGACACGCAAAAAAGTCGAACAGCTCGGGAACCTTTTACAAAAATGTGGCTTAAATGCTGGGATCTATCATGCTGGTCTCTCTGAAACTGTACGCAAACAAAATCAAGAAGACTTTCTTTACGATCGTACCCCGATCATGGTCGCGACTAATGCTTTTGGGATGGGGATCGATAAAAGCAATGTCCGTTTTGTGATCCACGCCCAAGTTCCAGGAAGCTTAGAAGCTTATTATCAAGAAGCTGGTCGGGCTGGGCGTGATGGAGTCGCAAGTGAAGCCATCTTATTTTATAAAGAAGCTGATCTTCGTGTTCAACGCTTTTTTATTGATAATTCAGAAGCAGATGAGGCTCATCGTGAACGCGACTATTTGAAACTGCAATCTTTGAGCCGTTATGCGAATACAGAAGAGTGTCTCCAACGCTTTTTAGTCCAATATTTTGGTCAAGACTGTCCCCCCTGTCAAAAATGTACAAATTGTACAGATACTCGGGCTAAACAAGATATTACAAAAGAAGCACAAATGATCATGTCATGTATCATTCGGATGCGAGCGCATTTTGGCAAAAAGATCGTCGCCCAAGTTTTAGCCGGTTCAAAAGCTAAACGGATCTTAGAACTTGGTTTTGATCAACTCTCAACTTATGGGATCATGCACAAAAAAGCGACCGAGATCGAAAGTTTGATCGACTTTTTAACTGCAAGTGGTTACTTGGAAACAACCAACGGTCAATACCCAACTCTAAGGGTCGCAAAACGCGGAGGAGAGGTTTTACGTGGCGCAGAACAAGTCTTTATGCGCCAAGAAGTTGTCGCCAAAAAAGTCGTCATGATCGATAATGAACTCTTTGAAAAACTGCGCCATTTACGCCGTGAACTAGCTGAAGCTCAACACGTGCCCCCCTTTGTCATCTTTTCTGATCAAACTTTACATGAGATGTGTGAAAAGCTTCCGACTGATGAACGTGCTTTTCTCGAACTCAAAGGCGTCGGACACAGTAAACTTGAAAAATACGGCAAGATCTTTTTAGATGCCTTGACAAACTATCAAACTACTAAAAAAGAAGCCCATTAG
- the proC gene encoding pyrroline-5-carboxylate reductase — protein MEIGFIGVGNMAKAIINGWQKNGVQAKINVHSAHKENYVPYATEHGLYACSDNVSVVQNSDIVFLAVKPLVLGKVLAEIKASVKQKKPLIVSMVTGVSLDELTKALDPQVKLIRIMPNVNVEIGEGMTALVANKNVASEELKNVTELFELVGKTQLLPEKDFSTFVALAGSSPAYVYFFIDAMARTGVKYGLSKAQATQIAAQAVLGSAKKVLHETKSPMDLIDDVCSPGGTTIAGLLALEEAGFMTAVVKGLDATIKKDQGQ, from the coding sequence ATGGAGATCGGCTTTATCGGTGTTGGTAATATGGCAAAAGCGATCATCAATGGTTGGCAAAAAAATGGAGTACAAGCAAAGATCAATGTTCATAGTGCGCATAAAGAGAATTATGTCCCTTATGCGACTGAACATGGCTTATATGCTTGTTCTGATAATGTGAGTGTCGTGCAAAATTCTGACATCGTCTTTTTAGCAGTCAAGCCTTTAGTTTTAGGAAAAGTTTTAGCTGAGATCAAAGCAAGTGTCAAGCAAAAAAAACCACTTATCGTGTCGATGGTCACAGGGGTTTCTTTAGATGAATTAACAAAAGCTTTGGATCCTCAAGTTAAGCTCATTCGGATCATGCCAAACGTCAATGTTGAGATCGGTGAAGGTATGACAGCATTAGTCGCAAATAAAAATGTAGCTTCTGAGGAGTTAAAGAACGTGACTGAACTTTTTGAGTTGGTCGGCAAGACTCAACTCTTACCCGAAAAAGATTTCAGCACTTTTGTTGCTTTAGCTGGGAGTTCGCCGGCTTATGTTTATTTCTTTATCGATGCAATGGCTAGAACTGGAGTCAAATATGGACTTTCTAAAGCACAAGCAACTCAGATCGCTGCGCAAGCAGTTTTAGGAAGTGCCAAAAAAGTGCTTCATGAAACAAAGTCGCCGATGGATCTGATCGATGATGTTTGTTCACCAGGGGGCACGACGATCGCTGGTTTGTTGGCATTAGAAGAAGCTGGATTTATGACAGCAGTTGTTAAAGGTTTAGATGCCACGATCAAAAAAGATCAAGGACAATAA
- a CDS encoding GntR family transcriptional regulator, with product MSSPVYIQIHNKIKKEIEANRWAIGERIPAERALAVQFGVSRMTLRQAIQTLVEEGILERKVGSGTYVARKKVQEKMSGVTSFTALTKAQGKKPSSKTVSYLVTTPSLSESEHLELAEGQKVLRMERIRYADEVPICFEVATVPYDLIKDYERKQVTRSLYQTLEQNGLAIGHAEQTVSAMLASERIADYLHLKRGAAILRLHQLTKLGDGRPFEYVRTQYAGERFEFYLEK from the coding sequence GTGAGTTCACCAGTTTATATCCAGATCCACAATAAGATAAAAAAAGAGATCGAAGCTAATCGTTGGGCGATCGGTGAGAGGATTCCAGCTGAACGCGCTTTAGCAGTCCAATTTGGGGTTAGTCGGATGACTTTGCGACAAGCGATCCAGACTTTAGTCGAAGAAGGGATCTTAGAGCGTAAAGTTGGCTCTGGAACGTATGTTGCACGTAAAAAAGTCCAAGAAAAGATGTCTGGTGTAACGAGCTTTACCGCTTTGACTAAGGCTCAAGGGAAAAAGCCCTCTAGTAAAACTGTTTCTTACCTTGTAACGACGCCTTCTTTGAGTGAAAGTGAACATTTAGAGTTGGCAGAGGGACAAAAAGTTTTACGGATGGAACGGATCCGTTATGCTGATGAAGTGCCGATCTGTTTTGAAGTTGCGACTGTTCCTTATGATCTGATCAAAGATTACGAGCGTAAGCAAGTGACGCGTTCGCTCTACCAAACGTTAGAACAAAACGGGCTTGCGATCGGGCATGCAGAGCAAACAGTCAGTGCGATGTTGGCCTCAGAACGGATCGCAGATTATCTACATTTAAAGCGCGGAGCTGCCATCTTAAGGTTACATCAGTTAACAAAATTAGGTGATGGCCGTCCCTTTGAATATGTGCGTACACAGTATGCCGGTGAACGCTTTGAATTTTATCTTGAAAAATAA
- a CDS encoding WecB/TagA/CpsF family glycosyltransferase yields MEKKFATVNVLGIDFSKVTADELLTELKQASLAHQDRFIVTANPEIVLAAKNDPAYKKALKTADHITADGIGIIKGAKILGDPLPERVTGYDTMLSLLEFANETKKRVFFLGAKPEALTKVLAKVKKDYPDLVIAGSCDGYFKDETKVAQALKKARPELVFVALGFPKQEFFIVNNRTCADALWMGVGGSFDVLSGLTKRAPKWWIEHHLEWAYRLLKEPTRAKRMLALPKYLLLVYREKLLAKK; encoded by the coding sequence ATGGAGAAAAAATTTGCGACTGTCAATGTTTTAGGGATCGACTTTAGCAAAGTCACAGCTGATGAACTCTTAACTGAATTAAAACAAGCCAGCTTAGCCCACCAAGATCGCTTTATCGTGACGGCTAATCCTGAGATCGTTTTAGCAGCTAAAAACGATCCCGCTTATAAAAAGGCTTTAAAGACTGCCGATCATATCACAGCAGACGGGATCGGGATCATCAAAGGTGCTAAGATCTTAGGTGATCCATTACCAGAACGAGTCACTGGTTACGACACGATGCTTAGTTTACTCGAATTTGCCAATGAAACAAAAAAACGCGTCTTTTTTTTAGGCGCTAAACCAGAGGCACTCACAAAAGTCTTGGCAAAAGTCAAAAAAGACTACCCCGATCTTGTGATCGCTGGGAGTTGTGACGGCTATTTCAAAGATGAGACTAAAGTCGCACAAGCCCTCAAAAAAGCACGACCGGAACTCGTTTTTGTCGCTTTAGGCTTTCCCAAACAAGAATTTTTTATCGTCAATAATCGGACATGTGCAGATGCCTTGTGGATGGGCGTTGGGGGAAGCTTTGATGTCTTGTCAGGTCTGACTAAGCGCGCGCCCAAATGGTGGATCGAGCATCACCTTGAATGGGCGTACCGTCTTTTGAAAGAGCCGACACGTGCCAAACGAATGTTAGCTTTGCCTAAATATCTCTTACTCGTTTACCGTGAAAAGCTTTTAGCTAAAAAATAA
- the nagA gene encoding N-acetylglucosamine-6-phosphate deacetylase yields MSKVLKHAVIYTGEETLKDAYLRFDETIIDLGKMSDYQALPTDTEVIDVAGKTIIPGFIDVHSHGGYDFDAMDGDAEALDKMVNEMIYEGVTTYFPTTMTQSHENIAKAMQAIREAAAKNPVIQGIHLEGPFVSPVFKGAQPEEYIEAPDLEVFDQWNKLSGNLIKLVTYAPEHSTSPAFEKYLLEHGIVPSVGHSNATREQMKHSKASHVTHLYNAQREFKHREPGVTGHALLEDNIYCELIADGFHVCPDMIKLAYELKGPDKIELVTDSMRAKGMPEGVSELGGQKVIVKDKQARLETGNLAGSVLRYEDAFKNIIRFTGCSIADAVKMTSGNQAKEFGLVKKGKLAPGMDADLNILDQDLKLVSTYSLGRKFKK; encoded by the coding sequence ATGAGTAAAGTGCTCAAACATGCTGTTATCTATACTGGTGAAGAAACTTTAAAAGATGCTTATTTACGTTTCGATGAAACGATCATCGATCTCGGAAAGATGAGCGATTATCAAGCTTTACCAACCGATACTGAAGTGATCGATGTAGCAGGTAAGACGATCATCCCAGGTTTTATCGATGTTCATAGTCATGGTGGTTATGACTTTGATGCAATGGATGGTGATGCTGAAGCGTTAGATAAAATGGTCAACGAGATGATCTATGAAGGGGTCACGACGTATTTTCCGACAACGATGACGCAATCGCATGAAAATATTGCTAAAGCGATGCAGGCGATCAGAGAAGCGGCAGCTAAAAATCCAGTTATCCAAGGGATCCATTTAGAAGGTCCTTTTGTATCTCCGGTCTTTAAAGGCGCTCAACCAGAAGAGTATATCGAAGCACCAGATCTTGAAGTTTTTGATCAATGGAACAAGCTTTCTGGCAATTTGATCAAGTTAGTGACTTATGCACCAGAGCATAGTACCTCGCCAGCTTTTGAAAAATATCTCTTAGAACATGGGATCGTGCCTTCAGTCGGACATAGTAATGCTACGCGTGAACAGATGAAACATTCTAAAGCCAGCCATGTGACTCATTTATATAATGCACAGCGGGAATTTAAACACCGTGAGCCAGGTGTTACAGGTCATGCGCTTTTAGAAGACAATATTTATTGCGAGTTGATCGCCGATGGCTTCCATGTTTGCCCAGATATGATAAAATTAGCATACGAACTAAAAGGACCAGATAAGATCGAATTAGTGACTGATTCGATGCGGGCTAAAGGGATGCCAGAAGGAGTCTCAGAATTGGGTGGTCAAAAAGTTATCGTCAAAGATAAGCAAGCGCGCCTAGAGACGGGAAACTTAGCCGGCAGTGTCTTGCGCTATGAAGATGCTTTTAAAAATATCATACGTTTTACAGGTTGTTCGATCGCAGATGCAGTCAAGATGACTTCTGGTAATCAAGCCAAAGAATTTGGGCTCGTCAAGAAAGGTAAATTGGCCCCAGGAATGGACGCTGATCTGAATATTTTAGACCAAGACTTGAAGCTTGTTTCGACGTATAGTTTAGGGCGTAAATTTAAAAAATAA
- the nadE gene encoding ammonia-dependent NAD(+) synthetase yields the protein MRTLQAQIIEELKVRPTIDPKEEIRCSLDFLKAYLVKHPFLKTLVLGISGGQDSTLCGKLCQMAIEELRAETGDQSYRFIAVRLPYGTQADEQDALAAIDFMQADQTMRVNIKEASDAMVQAVEANGITISDFNKGNIKARQRMIAQYAIAGATSGAVVGTDHAAEAITGFYTKYGDGGADIMPLWRLDKRQGRAMLEALGAPAHLYQKTPTADLEEDRPALPDEVALGVTYTDIDDYLEGKEVAAETAQKIENWFEKTKHKRHLPITVYDDFWK from the coding sequence ATGCGAACATTGCAAGCCCAGATCATTGAAGAATTGAAAGTCAGACCAACGATCGATCCAAAAGAAGAAATCAGATGTTCGCTCGACTTTTTAAAAGCCTATTTAGTGAAGCATCCATTTTTAAAAACGCTAGTCCTAGGGATCTCTGGCGGGCAGGATTCGACGCTTTGTGGGAAACTTTGCCAAATGGCGATCGAAGAATTGCGCGCTGAGACTGGCGATCAAAGTTATCGGTTTATCGCAGTCCGTTTACCTTATGGCACACAAGCTGATGAACAAGATGCGTTAGCTGCGATCGATTTTATGCAAGCCGACCAAACGATGCGCGTCAATATCAAAGAAGCAAGTGATGCGATGGTCCAAGCAGTTGAAGCAAATGGGATCACGATCAGCGATTTCAATAAAGGCAACATCAAAGCGCGGCAACGCATGATTGCTCAATATGCGATCGCTGGAGCAACATCAGGCGCTGTTGTCGGAACTGATCATGCGGCTGAAGCGATCACCGGCTTTTACACGAAATACGGTGATGGTGGGGCTGATATTATGCCACTTTGGCGTTTAGATAAGCGCCAAGGTCGGGCCATGTTAGAAGCATTAGGGGCCCCTGCTCATCTTTACCAAAAGACTCCGACCGCAGATCTTGAAGAAGATCGACCAGCGTTACCAGATGAAGTTGCATTAGGTGTGACCTATACTGATATCGATGACTATTTAGAAGGCAAAGAAGTTGCAGCAGAAACTGCGCAAAAGATCGAAAATTGGTTTGAAAAGACTAAACATAAACGGCATTTGCCGATCACTGTCTACGATGATTTCTGGAAGTAA
- a CDS encoding peptide MFS transporter, with protein sequence MSDKTQDTAFLGHPRGLSTLFFTEMWERFSYYGMRAILLYYMYYSVAEGGLGFDKTTAASIMSIYGSLVYLSSVIGGFVSDRLWGSRKTVFIGGVLIMLGHIVLATPFGRMALFLSIALIVLGTGLLKPNVSEMVGGLYAEDDNRRDAGFSIFVFGINVGAFIAPLTVGWLGQKVNFHLGFSLAAIGMFFGLVQYWIDGRKYLSKESLYPTDPLEPEEMKSLGKKTAIWSILIILILILMSLFNMFTIMNVINLLTILAVCIPVYYFIKILSSDKLDKIERSRVWAYIPLFIASVLFWSIEEQGSVVLALFANEQTRLTLFGFNFPSSWFQSMNPLFIMLYVPFFARLWTKLGKKQPSSPMKFSFGLFFAGASFLWMMLPGLLFGTGAKVSPLWLIMSWALVIIGEMLISPIGLSVTTKLAPRAFQAQMMSIWFLGDAVAQAFNAQIVRLYSADTEVMYFGLIGVVTVVFGVLLLVLTPRIKKLMENVN encoded by the coding sequence ATGTCAGATAAAACACAGGATACCGCCTTTTTAGGACATCCACGCGGTCTGTCTACCCTCTTTTTCACAGAAATGTGGGAAAGGTTTAGTTATTATGGTATGCGGGCTATTTTACTGTACTATATGTACTATTCGGTCGCTGAAGGTGGTCTAGGTTTTGATAAAACAACGGCAGCTTCGATCATGTCGATCTATGGTTCATTAGTTTATCTTTCAAGTGTCATTGGTGGGTTTGTGAGTGACCGCCTTTGGGGAAGTCGCAAAACCGTTTTTATCGGTGGGGTCTTGATCATGCTCGGACACATCGTGTTAGCCACGCCATTTGGGCGAATGGCACTGTTCTTATCGATCGCCTTGATCGTGCTGGGGACAGGACTATTAAAACCAAATGTTTCTGAAATGGTCGGCGGGCTATATGCTGAAGATGATAACCGGCGTGATGCAGGCTTTAGCATTTTTGTTTTTGGGATCAACGTGGGTGCTTTTATCGCACCACTAACAGTTGGCTGGTTAGGTCAAAAAGTCAACTTCCATTTAGGCTTCTCTTTAGCAGCGATCGGGATGTTCTTTGGATTAGTTCAATACTGGATCGATGGCCGCAAATATCTTTCTAAAGAAAGCTTATATCCAACTGATCCGCTTGAACCAGAAGAAATGAAGAGTTTAGGCAAGAAAACTGCGATCTGGAGCATTTTGATCATTTTGATCTTGATCTTGATGAGTCTGTTCAATATGTTTACGATCATGAATGTGATCAACTTATTGACGATCTTGGCGGTCTGTATTCCGGTCTATTACTTCATCAAGATCTTATCAAGTGATAAACTTGATAAGATCGAACGTTCACGTGTTTGGGCTTATATCCCATTATTCATCGCTTCTGTCTTATTTTGGTCGATCGAAGAGCAAGGTTCAGTTGTCTTAGCTTTATTTGCTAACGAACAAACACGTTTAACGCTCTTTGGCTTTAATTTCCCATCTAGTTGGTTCCAAAGTATGAATCCATTGTTCATCATGCTATATGTTCCATTCTTTGCTAGATTGTGGACGAAGTTAGGTAAGAAACAACCTTCTTCACCAATGAAATTCTCCTTTGGGCTCTTCTTTGCAGGTGCCTCCTTCTTATGGATGATGTTACCAGGTCTCTTATTTGGGACAGGTGCCAAAGTTAGCCCATTATGGTTGATCATGAGTTGGGCGTTAGTTATCATCGGTGAAATGTTGATCTCGCCGATCGGACTTTCAGTCACGACTAAATTAGCGCCACGTGCCTTCCAAGCTCAAATGATGAGTATTTGGTTCTTAGGCGATGCTGTAGCGCAAGCCTTTAATGCTCAGATCGTACGCTTATATAGTGCAGATACTGAAGTTATGTACTTTGGTCTGATTGGGGTCGTAACAGTTGTCTTTGGTGTATTACTTTTAGTTTTAACACCACGGATCAAAAAACTAATGGAAAATGTTAATTAA
- a CDS encoding nicotinate phosphoribosyltransferase codes for MVKTYPDDSYTLHTDAYQINMMQTYWREGLADRKAIFEVYFRKLPFKNGYAIFAGLERIVNYIQNLHFTESDLTYLSEVADYPADFIDYLRNFEFKATIRSAVEGEVVFNNEPILQVEGPLVDCQLIETALLNIVNYQTLIATKAARVRSACGSDSLLEFGTRRAQEFDAALWGTRAAYIGGFDATSNVRAAKIFGIPASGTHAHALVQAYRNDYDAFMAYAKTHKDCVFLVDTYDTLRSGVPNAIKVAKELGDQINFLGVRIDSGDMAYISKRVREQLDEAGFPDAKIYASNDLDEKTITNLKMQGAKIDVWGVGTKLITAYDQPALGAVYKMVAIEDDQGVLEDTIKISSNAEKVSTPGRKQVWRITKKADGKSEGDYITVWDEDPRKEKALYMFHPQYTYINKNVTDFEARPLLVDIFVEGKLVYDLPSLAQIKAYAKTHLDSLWEEYKRDLNPQDYPVDLSQKCYDNKMKIIKEVRESISQKYEK; via the coding sequence ATGGTCAAAACTTATCCCGATGACAGTTATACGCTCCATACTGATGCGTATCAGATCAATATGATGCAAACATATTGGCGTGAAGGTCTAGCCGATCGAAAAGCGATCTTTGAAGTCTATTTTCGGAAACTGCCATTCAAAAATGGATATGCGATTTTTGCGGGGCTTGAACGGATCGTCAATTACATCCAAAACCTACATTTTACAGAATCAGATCTCACTTATTTAAGTGAAGTAGCCGATTATCCGGCTGACTTTATCGATTATCTCAGAAATTTTGAATTTAAAGCTACGATCCGCTCAGCCGTTGAAGGTGAAGTCGTGTTCAACAATGAACCGATTTTGCAAGTCGAAGGACCGTTAGTCGATTGTCAATTGATCGAAACAGCGCTTTTGAATATCGTCAATTATCAAACGTTGATCGCCACTAAAGCTGCACGAGTCCGTTCCGCTTGTGGTTCAGATAGTTTATTAGAATTTGGGACGCGGCGTGCGCAAGAATTTGATGCAGCTTTGTGGGGGACACGGGCAGCTTATATCGGTGGCTTTGATGCGACAAGTAACGTTCGCGCCGCTAAGATCTTTGGGATCCCAGCTAGTGGAACGCATGCCCATGCCCTTGTGCAAGCTTATCGCAATGACTATGATGCATTTATGGCATATGCTAAAACACATAAAGATTGTGTCTTTTTAGTCGATACGTACGATACTTTGCGCTCAGGGGTCCCCAATGCGATCAAAGTCGCAAAAGAATTAGGAGATCAGATCAACTTCTTAGGCGTTCGGATCGATTCAGGGGATATGGCATATATCTCAAAACGGGTGCGTGAACAGCTCGATGAAGCTGGCTTTCCTGATGCTAAGATCTATGCTTCAAATGATCTTGATGAAAAGACCATCACTAACTTAAAGATGCAAGGCGCGAAGATCGATGTTTGGGGTGTGGGTACGAAATTGATCACGGCCTATGATCAACCAGCCTTAGGTGCAGTTTACAAGATGGTCGCGATCGAAGATGATCAAGGTGTTTTAGAGGATACGATCAAGATCTCAAGTAATGCTGAAAAAGTCTCGACTCCAGGAAGAAAACAAGTTTGGCGGATCACCAAAAAGGCTGATGGAAAGTCAGAAGGTGATTACATCACTGTGTGGGATGAAGATCCAAGAAAAGAAAAAGCGCTCTATATGTTCCATCCGCAATATACGTATATCAATAAGAATGTGACTGATTTTGAGGCACGTCCATTGTTAGTCGATATTTTTGTTGAAGGAAAATTAGTGTACGATCTACCGAGTTTAGCGCAGATCAAGGCTTACGCTAAGACGCATTTAGATAGTTTATGGGAAGAATACAAACGTGATCTAAATCCACAAGACTATCCAGTCGATCTTTCACAAAAATGCTATGACAATAAGATGAAGATCATCAAAGAAGTACGTGAAAGTATCAGTCAAAAATATGAAAAGTAA